The Gallus gallus isolate bGalGal1 chromosome 28, bGalGal1.mat.broiler.GRCg7b, whole genome shotgun sequence genome has a segment encoding these proteins:
- the USHBP1 gene encoding Usher syndrome type-1C protein-binding protein 1 isoform X3: MEEGQAGQSPRAPLRLAGERLDEDEDRDEDEDEDEDEDAAAAGDEEHITTLLACTDPHSTRPLPHRDQEEHSGCTGSPHPHGQQPRGLDGAGTEAPHPDLFAALQHAVSSLERAVISRHRCTPAPPAEWAQSLEELQRVAGPCQGLGRGEGLLEEAERNAALRAALGDRDEELSRTTDALRALQGERERLQGKVWELQEALARLEGTGGAGGDTTGLSGAPGPGDPQDLSGCILSCDDAQPHGAQPHSPLSPPPSEGASRELEQRMQQLQGHMERLKEVNQQLSAALRDCKSDSERLSMVLGQHESRSSALHLALHCSERCVDAYAALLERMWAKLGRDGHGPSAGATGEQSTEHSCGSSPTQRLQLPDQAEPKRQEGSRVTSCPGLHSTHGSEEGALREAIRQLRAEQAAVQMSLHHVPTPSRAPSRRAEDACARAERALRDARALLPGWRRPERAELLREVAELKEAMAELRTRLQLAEREKRGLEVLAAAQGPREAALRLVLQHMEREQGAHSPPSGSSSSEEDAPMGAAAPQRPADPERTAQELQCALARMEQLHARAQALVLSLEQSSAVSRAQHEHCIAVTRESFHAHSDAVPAVLWPWHTAAPGASRRHSCSTWRHGQEPCSSSRRSACRRWHDGCRPWSSTRPVARPAFRDAG, encoded by the exons ATGGAGGAG GGCCAAGCCGGGCAGAGCCCCCGCGCCCCACTGCGCCTTGCAGGTGAGCGGCTGGACGAGGACGAGGAcagggatgaggatgaggacGAGGACGAAGATGAGGACGCAGCCGCGGCGGGGGACGAGGAGCACATCACCACACTGCTGGCCTGCACAGACCCCCACAGCACTCGgcctctgccccatagggaccaaGAGGAGCACTCGGGGTGCACCggcagcccccacccccatgGGCAGCAGCCTCGAGGGCTCGATGGCGCTGGGACAGAAG CCCCCCACCCCGACCTctttgctgccctgcagcacgcCGTCAGCTCGCTGGAACGCGCCGTCATCTCCCGGCATCGGTGCACGCCGGCACCGCCAGCAGAGTGGGCACAG agcctggaggagctgcagcgcGTGGCGGGGCCGTGCCAGGgcctggggaggggagaggggctgctggaggaggcgGAGAGGAACGCAGCGCTGCGGGCAGCATTGGGGGACCGCGATGAGGAGCTGAGCCGCACCACGGATGCACTGCGGGCGTTGCAGGGGGAGCGCGAGCGGCTGCAGGGGAAG gtgtgggagctgcaggaggctctggccaggctggaagggacgGGCGGTGCCGGGGGTGACACCACGGGGCTCAGCGGTGCCCCGGGACCGGGGGACCCCCAG GACTTGTCCGGCTGCATCCTGAGCTGTGACGATGCTCAGCCCCACGgcgctcagccccacagcccactctcccccccaccctcagAGGGTGCCAGCCgggagctggagcagaggatGCAACAGCTACAGGG GCACatggagaggctgaaggaggtgaaccagcagctctcagctgccCTGCGTGACTGCAAGAGCGATTCGGAGCGGCTCAGCATGGTGCTGGGGCAGCACGAGTCCCGCAGCAGCGCGCTGCAcctggcactgcactgcag TGAGCGCTGCGTGGACGCCTATGCTGCGCTGCTGGAACGGATGTGGGCGAAACTGGGCAGGGATGGGCACGGCCCCAGTGCTG GAGCCAcaggggagcagagcacagagcacagctgtggctccagccccacacagagACTGCAGCTCCCGGACCAAGCAGAACCAAAAAGACAGGAGGGGAGCAGGGTCACCTCCTGCCCCGGGCTTCACAG CACCCACGGGTCAGAGGAGGGGGCCCTGCGTGAGGCCATCCGCCAGCTGCGTGCCGAGCAGGCGGCCGTGCAGATGTCCCTGCACCACGTCCCCACGCCCAGCCGTGCCCCGTCccgccgtgctgaggatgcctgTGCCCGTGCTGAGCGCGCACTGCGGGATGCTCGTGCCCTCCTGCCTGGCTGGAGGCGGCCGGAGAGAGCGGAGCTGCTGCGGGAGGTGGCGGAGCTGAAG GAGGCCATGGCCGAGCTGAGGACGCGGCTGCAGCTGGCGGAGCGGGAGAAGCGGGGCCTGGAAGTGCTGGCGGCTGCGCAGGGCCCACGGGAGGCAGCGCTGcgcctggtgctgcagcacatgGAGCGGGAGCAGGGGgctcacagcccccccagcGGCTCCAGCAGCAGCGAGGAG GATGCCCcgatgggagcagcagcaccgcaGCGCCCTGCGGACCCGGAGAGGACGGCGCAGGAGCTGCAGTGCGCATTGGCACG CATGGAGCAGCTGCACGCCCGTGCACAGGCCCTGGTGCTGTccctggagcagagcagtgccgTCAGCCGTGCGCAGCACGAGCACTGCATCGCCGTCACCAGAGAGTCCTTCCACGCTCACAG TGATGCTGTGCCCGCAGTGCTCTGGCCCTGGCATACCGCAGCGCCCGGCGCAAGCAGGcggcacagctgcagcacctggAGGCACGGGCAGGAgccgtgcagcagcagcaggcgcAGCGCATGCAGGCGTTGGCACGACGGCTGCAGGCCCTGGAGCAGCACGCGGCCGGTGGCGAGACCTGCATTTAGGGACGCAGGCTGA
- the USHBP1 gene encoding Usher syndrome type-1C protein-binding protein 1 isoform X4, with protein MEEGQAGQSPRAPLRLAGERLDEDEDRDEDEDEDEDEDAAAAGDEEHITTLLACTDPHSTRPLPHRDQEEHSGCTGSPHPHGQQPRGLDGAGTEAPHPDLFAALQHAVSSLERAVISRHRCTPAPPAEWAQSLEELQRVAGPCQGLGRGEGLLEEAERNAALRAALGDRDEELSRTTDALRALQGERERLQGKVWELQEALARLEGTGGAGGDTTGLSGAPGPGDPQDLSGCILSCDDAQPHGAQPHSPLSPPPSEGASRELEQRMQQLQGHMERLKEVNQQLSAALRDCKSDSERLSMVLGQHESRSSALHLALHCSERCVDAYAALLERMWAKLGRDGHGPSAGATGEQSTEHSCGSSPTQRLQLPDQAEPKRQEGSRVTSCPGLHSTHGSEEGALREAIRQLRAEQAAVQMSLHHVPTPSRAPSRRAEDACARAERALRDARALLPGWRRPERAELLREVAELKEAMAELRTRLQLAEREKRGLEVLAAAQGPREAALRLVLQHMEREQGAHSPPSGSSSSEEDAPMGAAAPQRPADPERTAQELQCALARMEQLHARAQALVLSLEQSSAVSRAQHEHCIAVTRESFHAHSALALAYRSARRKQAAQLQHLEARAGAVQQQQAQRMQALARRLQALEQHAAGGETCI; from the exons ATGGAGGAG GGCCAAGCCGGGCAGAGCCCCCGCGCCCCACTGCGCCTTGCAGGTGAGCGGCTGGACGAGGACGAGGAcagggatgaggatgaggacGAGGACGAAGATGAGGACGCAGCCGCGGCGGGGGACGAGGAGCACATCACCACACTGCTGGCCTGCACAGACCCCCACAGCACTCGgcctctgccccatagggaccaaGAGGAGCACTCGGGGTGCACCggcagcccccacccccatgGGCAGCAGCCTCGAGGGCTCGATGGCGCTGGGACAGAAG CCCCCCACCCCGACCTctttgctgccctgcagcacgcCGTCAGCTCGCTGGAACGCGCCGTCATCTCCCGGCATCGGTGCACGCCGGCACCGCCAGCAGAGTGGGCACAG agcctggaggagctgcagcgcGTGGCGGGGCCGTGCCAGGgcctggggaggggagaggggctgctggaggaggcgGAGAGGAACGCAGCGCTGCGGGCAGCATTGGGGGACCGCGATGAGGAGCTGAGCCGCACCACGGATGCACTGCGGGCGTTGCAGGGGGAGCGCGAGCGGCTGCAGGGGAAG gtgtgggagctgcaggaggctctggccaggctggaagggacgGGCGGTGCCGGGGGTGACACCACGGGGCTCAGCGGTGCCCCGGGACCGGGGGACCCCCAG GACTTGTCCGGCTGCATCCTGAGCTGTGACGATGCTCAGCCCCACGgcgctcagccccacagcccactctcccccccaccctcagAGGGTGCCAGCCgggagctggagcagaggatGCAACAGCTACAGGG GCACatggagaggctgaaggaggtgaaccagcagctctcagctgccCTGCGTGACTGCAAGAGCGATTCGGAGCGGCTCAGCATGGTGCTGGGGCAGCACGAGTCCCGCAGCAGCGCGCTGCAcctggcactgcactgcag TGAGCGCTGCGTGGACGCCTATGCTGCGCTGCTGGAACGGATGTGGGCGAAACTGGGCAGGGATGGGCACGGCCCCAGTGCTG GAGCCAcaggggagcagagcacagagcacagctgtggctccagccccacacagagACTGCAGCTCCCGGACCAAGCAGAACCAAAAAGACAGGAGGGGAGCAGGGTCACCTCCTGCCCCGGGCTTCACAG CACCCACGGGTCAGAGGAGGGGGCCCTGCGTGAGGCCATCCGCCAGCTGCGTGCCGAGCAGGCGGCCGTGCAGATGTCCCTGCACCACGTCCCCACGCCCAGCCGTGCCCCGTCccgccgtgctgaggatgcctgTGCCCGTGCTGAGCGCGCACTGCGGGATGCTCGTGCCCTCCTGCCTGGCTGGAGGCGGCCGGAGAGAGCGGAGCTGCTGCGGGAGGTGGCGGAGCTGAAG GAGGCCATGGCCGAGCTGAGGACGCGGCTGCAGCTGGCGGAGCGGGAGAAGCGGGGCCTGGAAGTGCTGGCGGCTGCGCAGGGCCCACGGGAGGCAGCGCTGcgcctggtgctgcagcacatgGAGCGGGAGCAGGGGgctcacagcccccccagcGGCTCCAGCAGCAGCGAGGAG GATGCCCcgatgggagcagcagcaccgcaGCGCCCTGCGGACCCGGAGAGGACGGCGCAGGAGCTGCAGTGCGCATTGGCACG CATGGAGCAGCTGCACGCCCGTGCACAGGCCCTGGTGCTGTccctggagcagagcagtgccgTCAGCCGTGCGCAGCACGAGCACTGCATCGCCGTCACCAGAGAGTCCTTCCACGCTCACAG TGCTCTGGCCCTGGCATACCGCAGCGCCCGGCGCAAGCAGGcggcacagctgcagcacctggAGGCACGGGCAGGAgccgtgcagcagcagcaggcgcAGCGCATGCAGGCGTTGGCACGACGGCTGCAGGCCCTGGAGCAGCACGCGGCCGGTGGCGAGACCTGCATTTAG
- the USHBP1 gene encoding Usher syndrome type-1C protein-binding protein 1 isoform X1, whose product MEEASGASPRARGAAGPQSSIVVPISAKLHPQLHRHPPAPSDPQGQAGQSPRAPLRLAGERLDEDEDRDEDEDEDEDEDAAAAGDEEHITTLLACTDPHSTRPLPHRDQEEHSGCTGSPHPHGQQPRGLDGAGTEAPHPDLFAALQHAVSSLERAVISRHRCTPAPPAEWAQSLEELQRVAGPCQGLGRGEGLLEEAERNAALRAALGDRDEELSRTTDALRALQGERERLQGKVWELQEALARLEGTGGAGGDTTGLSGAPGPGDPQDLSGCILSCDDAQPHGAQPHSPLSPPPSEGASRELEQRMQQLQGHMERLKEVNQQLSAALRDCKSDSERLSMVLGQHESRSSALHLALHCSERCVDAYAALLERMWAKLGRDGHGPSAGATGEQSTEHSCGSSPTQRLQLPDQAEPKRQEGSRVTSCPGLHSTHGSEEGALREAIRQLRAEQAAVQMSLHHVPTPSRAPSRRAEDACARAERALRDARALLPGWRRPERAELLREVAELKEAMAELRTRLQLAEREKRGLEVLAAAQGPREAALRLVLQHMEREQGAHSPPSGSSSSEEDAPMGAAAPQRPADPERTAQELQCALARMEQLHARAQALVLSLEQSSAVSRAQHEHCIAVTRESFHAHSDAVPAVLWPWHTAAPGASRRHSCSTWRHGQEPCSSSRRSACRRWHDGCRPWSSTRPVARPAFRDAG is encoded by the exons ATGGAGGAGGCAAGCGGGGCGTCCCCGAGGGCGCGGGGTGCTGCAGGTCCCCAGAGCTCAATCGTTGTCCCCATCTCTGCCAAACTGCATCCCCAATTACACAGGCACCCCCCTGCACCTTCCGACCCCCAGGGCCAAGCCGGGCAGAGCCCCCGCGCCCCACTGCGCCTTGCAGGTGAGCGGCTGGACGAGGACGAGGAcagggatgaggatgaggacGAGGACGAAGATGAGGACGCAGCCGCGGCGGGGGACGAGGAGCACATCACCACACTGCTGGCCTGCACAGACCCCCACAGCACTCGgcctctgccccatagggaccaaGAGGAGCACTCGGGGTGCACCggcagcccccacccccatgGGCAGCAGCCTCGAGGGCTCGATGGCGCTGGGACAGAAG CCCCCCACCCCGACCTctttgctgccctgcagcacgcCGTCAGCTCGCTGGAACGCGCCGTCATCTCCCGGCATCGGTGCACGCCGGCACCGCCAGCAGAGTGGGCACAG agcctggaggagctgcagcgcGTGGCGGGGCCGTGCCAGGgcctggggaggggagaggggctgctggaggaggcgGAGAGGAACGCAGCGCTGCGGGCAGCATTGGGGGACCGCGATGAGGAGCTGAGCCGCACCACGGATGCACTGCGGGCGTTGCAGGGGGAGCGCGAGCGGCTGCAGGGGAAG gtgtgggagctgcaggaggctctggccaggctggaagggacgGGCGGTGCCGGGGGTGACACCACGGGGCTCAGCGGTGCCCCGGGACCGGGGGACCCCCAG GACTTGTCCGGCTGCATCCTGAGCTGTGACGATGCTCAGCCCCACGgcgctcagccccacagcccactctcccccccaccctcagAGGGTGCCAGCCgggagctggagcagaggatGCAACAGCTACAGGG GCACatggagaggctgaaggaggtgaaccagcagctctcagctgccCTGCGTGACTGCAAGAGCGATTCGGAGCGGCTCAGCATGGTGCTGGGGCAGCACGAGTCCCGCAGCAGCGCGCTGCAcctggcactgcactgcag TGAGCGCTGCGTGGACGCCTATGCTGCGCTGCTGGAACGGATGTGGGCGAAACTGGGCAGGGATGGGCACGGCCCCAGTGCTG GAGCCAcaggggagcagagcacagagcacagctgtggctccagccccacacagagACTGCAGCTCCCGGACCAAGCAGAACCAAAAAGACAGGAGGGGAGCAGGGTCACCTCCTGCCCCGGGCTTCACAG CACCCACGGGTCAGAGGAGGGGGCCCTGCGTGAGGCCATCCGCCAGCTGCGTGCCGAGCAGGCGGCCGTGCAGATGTCCCTGCACCACGTCCCCACGCCCAGCCGTGCCCCGTCccgccgtgctgaggatgcctgTGCCCGTGCTGAGCGCGCACTGCGGGATGCTCGTGCCCTCCTGCCTGGCTGGAGGCGGCCGGAGAGAGCGGAGCTGCTGCGGGAGGTGGCGGAGCTGAAG GAGGCCATGGCCGAGCTGAGGACGCGGCTGCAGCTGGCGGAGCGGGAGAAGCGGGGCCTGGAAGTGCTGGCGGCTGCGCAGGGCCCACGGGAGGCAGCGCTGcgcctggtgctgcagcacatgGAGCGGGAGCAGGGGgctcacagcccccccagcGGCTCCAGCAGCAGCGAGGAG GATGCCCcgatgggagcagcagcaccgcaGCGCCCTGCGGACCCGGAGAGGACGGCGCAGGAGCTGCAGTGCGCATTGGCACG CATGGAGCAGCTGCACGCCCGTGCACAGGCCCTGGTGCTGTccctggagcagagcagtgccgTCAGCCGTGCGCAGCACGAGCACTGCATCGCCGTCACCAGAGAGTCCTTCCACGCTCACAG TGATGCTGTGCCCGCAGTGCTCTGGCCCTGGCATACCGCAGCGCCCGGCGCAAGCAGGcggcacagctgcagcacctggAGGCACGGGCAGGAgccgtgcagcagcagcaggcgcAGCGCATGCAGGCGTTGGCACGACGGCTGCAGGCCCTGGAGCAGCACGCGGCCGGTGGCGAGACCTGCATTTAGGGACGCAGGCTGA
- the USHBP1 gene encoding Usher syndrome type-1C protein-binding protein 1 isoform X2: MEEASGASPRARGAAGPQSSIVVPISAKLHPQLHRHPPAPSDPQGQAGQSPRAPLRLAGERLDEDEDRDEDEDEDEDEDAAAAGDEEHITTLLACTDPHSTRPLPHRDQEEHSGCTGSPHPHGQQPRGLDGAGTEAPHPDLFAALQHAVSSLERAVISRHRCTPAPPAEWAQSLEELQRVAGPCQGLGRGEGLLEEAERNAALRAALGDRDEELSRTTDALRALQGERERLQGKVWELQEALARLEGTGGAGGDTTGLSGAPGPGDPQDLSGCILSCDDAQPHGAQPHSPLSPPPSEGASRELEQRMQQLQGHMERLKEVNQQLSAALRDCKSDSERLSMVLGQHESRSSALHLALHCSERCVDAYAALLERMWAKLGRDGHGPSAGATGEQSTEHSCGSSPTQRLQLPDQAEPKRQEGSRVTSCPGLHSTHGSEEGALREAIRQLRAEQAAVQMSLHHVPTPSRAPSRRAEDACARAERALRDARALLPGWRRPERAELLREVAELKEAMAELRTRLQLAEREKRGLEVLAAAQGPREAALRLVLQHMEREQGAHSPPSGSSSSEEDAPMGAAAPQRPADPERTAQELQCALARMEQLHARAQALVLSLEQSSAVSRAQHEHCIAVTRESFHAHSALALAYRSARRKQAAQLQHLEARAGAVQQQQAQRMQALARRLQALEQHAAGGETCI, from the exons ATGGAGGAGGCAAGCGGGGCGTCCCCGAGGGCGCGGGGTGCTGCAGGTCCCCAGAGCTCAATCGTTGTCCCCATCTCTGCCAAACTGCATCCCCAATTACACAGGCACCCCCCTGCACCTTCCGACCCCCAGGGCCAAGCCGGGCAGAGCCCCCGCGCCCCACTGCGCCTTGCAGGTGAGCGGCTGGACGAGGACGAGGAcagggatgaggatgaggacGAGGACGAAGATGAGGACGCAGCCGCGGCGGGGGACGAGGAGCACATCACCACACTGCTGGCCTGCACAGACCCCCACAGCACTCGgcctctgccccatagggaccaaGAGGAGCACTCGGGGTGCACCggcagcccccacccccatgGGCAGCAGCCTCGAGGGCTCGATGGCGCTGGGACAGAAG CCCCCCACCCCGACCTctttgctgccctgcagcacgcCGTCAGCTCGCTGGAACGCGCCGTCATCTCCCGGCATCGGTGCACGCCGGCACCGCCAGCAGAGTGGGCACAG agcctggaggagctgcagcgcGTGGCGGGGCCGTGCCAGGgcctggggaggggagaggggctgctggaggaggcgGAGAGGAACGCAGCGCTGCGGGCAGCATTGGGGGACCGCGATGAGGAGCTGAGCCGCACCACGGATGCACTGCGGGCGTTGCAGGGGGAGCGCGAGCGGCTGCAGGGGAAG gtgtgggagctgcaggaggctctggccaggctggaagggacgGGCGGTGCCGGGGGTGACACCACGGGGCTCAGCGGTGCCCCGGGACCGGGGGACCCCCAG GACTTGTCCGGCTGCATCCTGAGCTGTGACGATGCTCAGCCCCACGgcgctcagccccacagcccactctcccccccaccctcagAGGGTGCCAGCCgggagctggagcagaggatGCAACAGCTACAGGG GCACatggagaggctgaaggaggtgaaccagcagctctcagctgccCTGCGTGACTGCAAGAGCGATTCGGAGCGGCTCAGCATGGTGCTGGGGCAGCACGAGTCCCGCAGCAGCGCGCTGCAcctggcactgcactgcag TGAGCGCTGCGTGGACGCCTATGCTGCGCTGCTGGAACGGATGTGGGCGAAACTGGGCAGGGATGGGCACGGCCCCAGTGCTG GAGCCAcaggggagcagagcacagagcacagctgtggctccagccccacacagagACTGCAGCTCCCGGACCAAGCAGAACCAAAAAGACAGGAGGGGAGCAGGGTCACCTCCTGCCCCGGGCTTCACAG CACCCACGGGTCAGAGGAGGGGGCCCTGCGTGAGGCCATCCGCCAGCTGCGTGCCGAGCAGGCGGCCGTGCAGATGTCCCTGCACCACGTCCCCACGCCCAGCCGTGCCCCGTCccgccgtgctgaggatgcctgTGCCCGTGCTGAGCGCGCACTGCGGGATGCTCGTGCCCTCCTGCCTGGCTGGAGGCGGCCGGAGAGAGCGGAGCTGCTGCGGGAGGTGGCGGAGCTGAAG GAGGCCATGGCCGAGCTGAGGACGCGGCTGCAGCTGGCGGAGCGGGAGAAGCGGGGCCTGGAAGTGCTGGCGGCTGCGCAGGGCCCACGGGAGGCAGCGCTGcgcctggtgctgcagcacatgGAGCGGGAGCAGGGGgctcacagcccccccagcGGCTCCAGCAGCAGCGAGGAG GATGCCCcgatgggagcagcagcaccgcaGCGCCCTGCGGACCCGGAGAGGACGGCGCAGGAGCTGCAGTGCGCATTGGCACG CATGGAGCAGCTGCACGCCCGTGCACAGGCCCTGGTGCTGTccctggagcagagcagtgccgTCAGCCGTGCGCAGCACGAGCACTGCATCGCCGTCACCAGAGAGTCCTTCCACGCTCACAG TGCTCTGGCCCTGGCATACCGCAGCGCCCGGCGCAAGCAGGcggcacagctgcagcacctggAGGCACGGGCAGGAgccgtgcagcagcagcaggcgcAGCGCATGCAGGCGTTGGCACGACGGCTGCAGGCCCTGGAGCAGCACGCGGCCGGTGGCGAGACCTGCATTTAG